GCGACCGGGTGCTGCTCTCCGATGTCGTCTACGGCGGCACGCTGCGGCTCTTGCGCGACGTGCTGGCCCCGTTTGGCGTGAGCCATCAGGTGGTGGATTCCTCGGACTCGCTGGCCCTGCGCGAGGCGCTGAAGCAGCCAACGCGACTTGTCGTCGTGGAGTCGCCGGCAAATCCGACGCTCAAGCTCACCGATCTACGGGCCGCCGCTGCAGCGGCCCACGACTCGGGGGCGCTGCTCGCCGTGGACAACACCGTACTGACGGCCGCACTGCAGCGGCCGTTCGAGCTCGGGGCGGATGTGGTCGTCTACTCGACCACCAAGTTCATCGAGGGTCACAACACCACCGTGGGTGGAGCCCTGCTGAGCCGGGACCAGGCGCTGCTCGATCGCTTCCGGTTCGTGCAGAACGCGGTGGGTTTTGCTCAGGCACCGTTCGAGGCCTGGCTGACGTTGCGTGGCATCAAGACGCTCGAGCTGCGCGTTCGTCAACACTCCTACAACGCGCTTCGGGTGGCTCGGTTTCTGGAGAGTCATCCGGCTGTTGCGCGAATCTGGTACCCAGGCCTGCCGTCGTTTCCCCAGTACGAGCTGGCACAGGCCCAACAGGACGCGGGAGGCGGACTGCTGGCTTTCGAGCTCGTGGGAGGCGCCCCAGCGGGCAGGCTGCTGATGGAACGGGTGAAGCTTTGCTCCCTGGCCGAGAACCTGGGCGCGGTCGAAACGCTGATAACGCATCCGGCCACCATGACGCACAGCGACATTCCCCCGGCGCAGCGCCAGGCTGTGGGCATCAGCGACGGACTGGTACGGCTGTCGGTCGGCCTTGAGGATCCCGACGATATCGTCGCAGACCTGACTCGAGCCCTCGCCGAGATCGCGGATCCGGCTCGTGGAGCCGAGTGATGGAGCGTCCCGTCAAGGTTCTGAAGTTCGGCGGATCGGTTCTGCGCGACGAGAGCGATCTTGTCGCGGCCGCGCACGAGGTGTACCGCTACTACCGCCGAGGCATCCGTGTTGTCGCCGTGGTATCGGCGCTTGGCAGCACGACCGACGATTTGATGAGCCGAGCTCGGCGGCTGTGCGTGCAGCCGCGGCCCGAGCTGTTGGCACCCGTGCTTGCCACCGGGGAGACCACCTCGGCCAACCTGTTTGGGATTGCTCTCGACGGAGCCGGAGTGCCTGCCCAGGTGCTGTCCCCGCACCAGATTGGTCTTAGGGCACGGGGTCCGGTGCTGGACGCCGACCCGATGGACCTCGACGCCGCGGCATTGCTCCGCGAGCTCGATCGCGTGCCCGTGGCGGTCGTGCCCGGCTTCGTCGCGCAGCGTGATGATGGGCGCTTGGTCTTGCTCGGGCGGGGCGGCTCCGACCTGTCGGCATTGTTCATTGCGCATCATGTGAAAGCGGATTGCTGCCGGCTCATCAAGGATGTGGACGGCTGCTACGAGAGCGATCCGGCGCTGCCTGGGCCACCTCCGCGCCGACTTCTGAGCGCCTCTTTCGATGACGCCCTGGCGCTAGGCGGGGCGATTCTTCAGCCCAAAGCCCTGCGCTTCGCGCGGGATCACCATGTCGCGTTCGATGTGGCGGGCTTGTGCGGCGTTCGACCAACCCGCATCGGCCGACTGCCGCGTATAGCGGTTGAAGCCGACACCATGGCAGCCTCGCGGCCGCTGCGCGTGGGCTTGCTCGGGCTCGGCACGGTGGCAGGCGGGGTGTATCGGGAGCTCTGCTGTCGGCCCGATCTCTTCGACGTGCGGCGCATTCTGGTGCGTAATTTGGATACAGACCGGGGCGTCGGAGCTGTCTCGCACCTGCTGTGTACGGACGTCCGTGAGGTGCTCGATACACCATGCGACGTGGTCGTCGAGCTTGCGGGTGGGGTGCAGCCGGCTACCGAGTGGATGGCGAGTGCACTGCGCCGCGGCCGTCACGTGGTTACGGCCAACAAAGCCGCACTGGCGGCACATGGTTGCCTGCTGGCAAGGACGGCGCAGCAGCATGCCTGCAGTCTGCTGTTTTCAGCATCGGTGGGCGGAGCGGTGCCGGCGCTGGAGACAGCCCGACGCTTGGCCAGCGAGCACGTTATCGGGTTTGAGGGCGTGCTCAATGGGACCACGAACTTCGTCCTCGACCAGATAGCGCAGGGCACTAGCTTCGCCGAGGCGGTTCGCCGTGCGCAGCAAGCCGGTCTCGCCGAGGCAGATCCGAGGCTCGACTTGGATGGCAGCGACGTAGCTCACAAGTTGACCGTGCTCGCGCGCCACACCTTCGGGGACGTCCCGATCCGCTGGCAGCGCCGCGAGGGCATTGCCGGCAAGCTGCCCGACGTACCCCCCGGGCATGCCGTGCGCTTGGTGGGTAGCTGCCACAGGCAGTGCGAAACGCCGATGGGGGTAGGGCAGGCTTCTCCCGCGGAGCTCATAGCAAGCGTGGAGGTGCGTGTGCTTCCCGAACGCGATGCGCTCGCTCAGGTTGCCGGTGAGCAGAACGCCGTTCGGTTCTCTACCTTGGATGCGCGTCTGCGCCGCTGCGAACACATCGTAGCCGGTCGCGGTGCAGGTCGTGTTCCAACGACCACGGCGGTAATGGCCGATCTCTTTGAGCTCGCGCGCGCCCACAAGTTGCGCGCCTCGGGTCGCAGCGCCAAGGACACGCGCTTCAGCGCGGCCGCGTGCAGTCAGGAGGCCTCCTAATGCGCCGCGATACCGAATTGGTGCAGTACGATCCGGCCCCGGGCGATCCTTGGCAGTCCAACTCGACGCCCATCTACCAGACGGCGACGTTTGGTCAGCCCGACGCCGAGCACTTCGGGCCGTACGATTACTCGAGGAGCGGCAACCCAACGCGGACGGTGCTGGAACGGCAGTTGGCTCGCCTCGAAGGGGCGAAACATGCGCTGGCCTACGCGAGCGGCATGGCGGCCATCGCGGCCGTCGGCCGTCTGGTACCGGCCGGAGGACGGGTGCTGGCCGCGAGCGATCTGTACGGTGGCACGATCCGGTTCCTGAGCCGGTGTCTGGCGCGTGACAACGTCCGGATCGACTACATCGATGCGACCAACCTCGCTGATGTGTCGCGCCAGCTCGAGCGCGGAGCCGATTTGCTCGTCGTCGAAACACCGAGCAATCCCCTGCAGGAGGTCGTGGATTTGCGAGCCCTCAGCGACTTGGCTCACCAACACGC
This genomic window from Pseudomonadota bacterium contains:
- a CDS encoding PLP-dependent aspartate aminotransferase family protein; its protein translation is MNDSPTDSNSRSPASAEANAASAEAGEAFCTRSIHGGLGPDPGTGAILTPIHQSTTFVQAAVGVDKGFTYSRSGNPTVAALERNLGALEHAPAAASFATGMAAITALALSTLRAGDRVLLSDVVYGGTLRLLRDVLAPFGVSHQVVDSSDSLALREALKQPTRLVVVESPANPTLKLTDLRAAAAAAHDSGALLAVDNTVLTAALQRPFELGADVVVYSTTKFIEGHNTTVGGALLSRDQALLDRFRFVQNAVGFAQAPFEAWLTLRGIKTLELRVRQHSYNALRVARFLESHPAVARIWYPGLPSFPQYELAQAQQDAGGGLLAFELVGGAPAGRLLMERVKLCSLAENLGAVETLITHPATMTHSDIPPAQRQAVGISDGLVRLSVGLEDPDDIVADLTRALAEIADPARGAE
- a CDS encoding homoserine dehydrogenase, which codes for MERPVKVLKFGGSVLRDESDLVAAAHEVYRYYRRGIRVVAVVSALGSTTDDLMSRARRLCVQPRPELLAPVLATGETTSANLFGIALDGAGVPAQVLSPHQIGLRARGPVLDADPMDLDAAALLRELDRVPVAVVPGFVAQRDDGRLVLLGRGGSDLSALFIAHHVKADCCRLIKDVDGCYESDPALPGPPPRRLLSASFDDALALGGAILQPKALRFARDHHVAFDVAGLCGVRPTRIGRLPRIAVEADTMAASRPLRVGLLGLGTVAGGVYRELCCRPDLFDVRRILVRNLDTDRGVGAVSHLLCTDVREVLDTPCDVVVELAGGVQPATEWMASALRRGRHVVTANKAALAAHGCLLARTAQQHACSLLFSASVGGAVPALETARRLASEHVIGFEGVLNGTTNFVLDQIAQGTSFAEAVRRAQQAGLAEADPRLDLDGSDVAHKLTVLARHTFGDVPIRWQRREGIAGKLPDVPPGHAVRLVGSCHRQCETPMGVGQASPAELIASVEVRVLPERDALAQVAGEQNAVRFSTLDARLRRCEHIVAGRGAGRVPTTTAVMADLFELARAHKLRASGRSAKDTRFSAAACSQEAS